One Keratinibaculum paraultunense genomic window carries:
- a CDS encoding alanine/glycine:cation symporter family protein, with translation MENFINAVINFSNWLWGIPMLVILVGGSIFLTIKLGFFQFKYFPFIMKETFGKMFKKSEGEGTVTPFQAATAALASTIGAANIVGVPVAIAYGGPGAVFWMWIVALIASAAKFSEITLGIKYRELNEEGEHVGGPMYFLSKGIKSSLGKVLGIIFSFFLMLEIIPSIATQSASAAQTAATINIPSWITGCALVILVGLVVFGGIKKIANFTEKLVPFMALLYIIGGLIIIIVNITELPKALGLIFKHAFTPFAAVGGIAGAGVAQAIRWGTARGVYSNEAGMGTAPIAHSAAITDHPARQAMWGIFEIVVDTLIVCTITALVVLVSGVYKTVPIDQAASMPAVAFQQLLGNTLGGGIATISMLLFVLSTIIVIAYYGKTQAEFLFGAKFSNVMVIIYLLSIILGVYGGIEFLYNFLDILLATIIIPNMIGLLILSDEVKDLKDEFFKNPKYYNPSK, from the coding sequence AAAACTTCATAAACGCTGTTATCAACTTCTCAAATTGGCTCTGGGGAATACCTATGTTAGTTATTTTAGTTGGTGGAAGTATTTTTTTAACCATTAAATTAGGTTTTTTCCAATTTAAGTATTTTCCATTTATAATGAAAGAAACTTTTGGCAAAATGTTTAAAAAATCCGAAGGAGAAGGTACTGTTACTCCTTTCCAAGCAGCAACAGCAGCTTTAGCCTCCACTATTGGAGCTGCTAATATAGTAGGAGTACCTGTAGCTATTGCTTATGGTGGTCCAGGGGCTGTATTTTGGATGTGGATTGTAGCTTTAATTGCTAGTGCAGCTAAGTTTTCAGAAATAACATTAGGTATAAAATATAGAGAATTAAACGAAGAAGGCGAACATGTAGGAGGTCCTATGTACTTTCTAAGTAAAGGAATAAAATCCAGTTTAGGTAAAGTTTTAGGTATAATTTTCTCTTTCTTCTTAATGCTTGAAATAATTCCATCTATTGCAACTCAATCAGCTTCTGCAGCTCAAACTGCCGCAACTATTAATATTCCTAGTTGGATAACAGGTTGTGCCCTTGTGATTCTTGTTGGACTAGTAGTATTTGGTGGTATAAAAAAAATTGCTAATTTTACTGAAAAGTTAGTTCCTTTTATGGCACTATTGTATATAATAGGTGGTTTAATAATTATAATAGTAAATATTACAGAATTACCTAAGGCTCTTGGTTTAATATTTAAACATGCATTTACACCTTTCGCTGCAGTAGGCGGTATTGCTGGTGCTGGTGTAGCACAAGCAATTAGGTGGGGAACAGCAAGAGGAGTCTATTCCAACGAAGCTGGTATGGGTACTGCACCAATCGCTCATTCTGCTGCAATTACCGACCATCCCGCACGTCAAGCTATGTGGGGTATATTCGAAATAGTTGTAGATACATTGATAGTTTGTACTATAACTGCATTGGTTGTATTAGTCTCTGGAGTATATAAAACAGTTCCTATAGATCAAGCAGCTAGTATGCCTGCTGTAGCTTTCCAACAGTTATTAGGAAACACCTTAGGTGGAGGAATTGCAACTATTAGCATGCTACTATTTGTACTATCAACTATTATCGTAATCGCTTATTATGGAAAAACTCAAGCAGAATTCCTATTTGGTGCTAAATTTTCCAATGTTATGGTTATTATATATTTGCTTTCTATAATATTAGGGGTTTATGGTGGAATTGAATTTTTATATAATTTCTTAGATATATTATTAGCCACCATAATAATTCCAAATATGATAGGTTTATTAATATTATCTGATGAAGTCAAGGATTTAAAAGATGAATTTTTCAAAAATCCAAAATATTATAATCCATCAAAATAA
- a CDS encoding M20/M25/M40 family metallo-hydrolase, whose product MSKNLSKKIETLTLELAETPSIVGTKYENDVVKKIYEKFLDMEYFKKYPENVKYVPIKNDPLGRKSVMAMVKGEKGNSKKTVILIGHTDTVGISDYGTLKNYATKPLELVEKLKEISIPEEALRDLESGKYLFGRGIFDMKCGVATLMTIVEAISDDVKIFEGNIVFAAVCDEEGNSGGMLSVVPELINLEKTEGFEYLAVIDTDYSAPRYDGDNTRYIYVGTVGKLMPSFYIVGSEAHGGDPFKGLDPNHISSAIVEEMDFNTKYCDEAEGEVTVPPISLRQQDLKPEYSVQTAKTSYLYFNFGTHSSTPDQMMDKVIDGANLAFKKVIDSLNVEYKKYCDFNGFPYEKLPWEPRVMSYEQLYEKVKEEKGEEVDKVIKQLEEDLLNDPNIDERVFALKMVETLHNMWSDKNPVVIAYYSPPYYPHIYVKGESPLEKKLLNVVNEVIEETETDYDIKMKKFYPYISDLSYAAAPREENAIGSLKNNMPGFETKYNLPIEEMQKLNLPVVNIGPFGKDAHKFTERLEKDYSFNVAPKLVYETIVKLLK is encoded by the coding sequence ATGAGCAAAAACTTAAGCAAAAAAATAGAAACTCTTACACTAGAATTAGCAGAAACTCCCAGTATAGTGGGAACAAAATATGAAAATGATGTGGTAAAAAAAATATATGAAAAATTTTTAGATATGGAGTATTTTAAAAAATATCCTGAAAATGTAAAATATGTACCTATAAAAAATGATCCTTTAGGAAGAAAAAGTGTAATGGCTATGGTAAAAGGTGAAAAAGGAAATAGCAAAAAAACAGTAATATTGATAGGTCATACTGACACAGTAGGAATTTCCGATTATGGTACTTTGAAAAACTATGCAACTAAACCTTTAGAATTAGTAGAAAAATTAAAAGAAATATCCATACCAGAGGAAGCTCTAAGGGATTTAGAATCGGGAAAATATCTATTTGGTAGAGGAATATTTGATATGAAATGTGGAGTAGCCACATTGATGACTATAGTAGAAGCTATTTCAGATGATGTAAAAATTTTTGAAGGAAACATTGTATTTGCTGCTGTATGTGATGAAGAAGGTAATTCAGGAGGTATGCTTTCTGTTGTGCCCGAATTGATTAATCTAGAAAAAACAGAAGGATTTGAATATCTAGCAGTAATCGATACAGATTATAGTGCTCCCAGATATGATGGAGATAATACTAGGTATATATATGTAGGAACTGTTGGAAAACTAATGCCCAGCTTTTATATTGTAGGTTCTGAAGCTCATGGTGGAGATCCATTTAAAGGATTAGATCCAAATCATATATCTTCAGCTATTGTAGAGGAGATGGATTTTAACACTAAATACTGTGATGAAGCTGAGGGAGAAGTTACAGTTCCTCCTATATCTTTAAGACAGCAAGATTTAAAACCAGAATATTCAGTACAAACTGCAAAAACAAGCTATCTATATTTTAATTTTGGTACCCATAGCAGTACTCCAGACCAAATGATGGATAAGGTAATAGATGGAGCTAATTTAGCATTTAAGAAAGTTATAGATAGTTTAAATGTTGAATACAAAAAGTACTGTGACTTTAATGGATTCCCCTATGAAAAATTACCTTGGGAACCAAGGGTTATGTCCTATGAACAGTTATATGAAAAAGTAAAAGAAGAAAAAGGCGAAGAAGTTGATAAAGTAATAAAACAATTAGAAGAGGATTTATTGAATGATCCTAATATAGATGAAAGAGTATTTGCTCTTAAAATGGTGGAAACTCTACACAATATGTGGTCAGACAAAAATCCAGTAGTAATAGCATATTATTCACCGCCATATTATCCACACATATATGTAAAGGGCGAATCCCCATTGGAGAAAAAACTACTCAATGTAGTAAATGAAGTTATAGAAGAAACTGAAACGGATTATGATATTAAGATGAAAAAATTCTATCCTTATATATCAGATTTAAGCTATGCTGCAGCTCCTAGGGAAGAAAATGCTATAGGTTCATTAAAAAACAATATGCCTGGATTTGAAACTAAATATAATTTGCCTATTGAAGAGATGCAAAAATTA